One Natronosalvus halobius genomic region harbors:
- a CDS encoding ImmA/IrrE family metallo-endopeptidase: MATTSDSSASFEETDTRKDEMHSTIEQWIDDLVNDVDAAQASDEFQEWLDVQSRFHDYSHRNTLLINLQCPEATKVAGFNTWRNEFDRHVQEGEQAIWIWAPIITKQCPACENSPSYHEDSDCDYDERPPEEWSKGVVGFKPAAVFDISQTEGEALPELETEVTGDAEDLVPVLREAADDLGVTVHIVNADEWVHGDAKGVCKQRDIHDFTPIVAAKARPNQADLAVTLIHEYAHVLLHFDVDDEDERSKREVEAEAVAYIVGRYCGLDTSGSAFYLAAWHGDDPEVIQDRLGRISLTAQEIIETIAEG, translated from the coding sequence ATGGCTACGACCAGTGATTCGTCGGCCTCCTTCGAGGAGACCGACACACGAAAAGACGAGATGCACAGTACGATCGAACAGTGGATCGACGACCTCGTTAACGACGTTGATGCGGCGCAGGCCAGTGATGAGTTTCAGGAGTGGCTCGACGTCCAGAGTCGTTTCCACGATTACTCCCATCGGAACACACTGCTCATCAACCTCCAGTGTCCCGAGGCGACGAAGGTCGCCGGCTTCAACACCTGGCGGAACGAGTTCGACCGGCACGTCCAGGAGGGCGAACAGGCGATCTGGATCTGGGCGCCGATCATCACGAAGCAGTGCCCAGCATGCGAGAACTCGCCGAGCTACCACGAGGACAGCGACTGTGACTACGACGAGAGGCCACCCGAGGAGTGGTCGAAAGGGGTCGTGGGATTCAAACCGGCCGCTGTCTTCGATATCTCGCAGACCGAGGGCGAAGCCCTTCCCGAGCTAGAGACGGAGGTGACGGGCGACGCCGAGGACCTCGTGCCTGTACTCAGAGAGGCAGCGGATGATCTCGGCGTGACGGTTCACATCGTCAACGCTGACGAGTGGGTGCACGGCGACGCGAAAGGCGTCTGTAAACAACGGGATATCCATGATTTCACGCCGATCGTGGCGGCGAAAGCCCGTCCGAACCAGGCCGACCTCGCGGTCACGTTGATTCACGAGTACGCTCACGTGTTGCTCCATTTCGACGTCGACGATGAGGACGAACGGTCGAAACGCGAGGTCGAAGCGGAGGCCGTCGCGTACATCGTTGGTCGGTATTGCGGCTTGGATACGAGCGGCTCGGCGTTCTATCTTGCTGCCTGGCACGGCGACGACCCTGAGGTGATCCAGGATCGACTCGGGCGGATTAGTTTGACCGCCCAGGAGATAATCGAGACGATCGCCGAGGGCTGA
- a CDS encoding putative sulfate/molybdate transporter: protein MAHSSDYEQTPAIDFSVGEFTGALGDSVTVFPIVVAIGALTDLSLTHLLLGFAVFQVVWGLYYGLPMSVEPMKALAALVIAGSLTAGELAVAGLLAGGILLVVGWTGTLGRITQYIGQPVIRGVQVAVALILLETGIQLSLNSVPFALIAVAIAGIVILAGYHRASALVVLCVGVGITVAQTGLPTPVYPTVAVDLPNTQALSIAAVEGTIAQLAMTVGNAAVATSLLLSDFYDADVSADELASSMGVMNLVAIPLGAMPMCHGSGGVAGKYAFGARTAGSNLILGVIYAIAAVIAVGIVAAFPLSMLGVVLALIAVELGRAGLKTDHLALTIGIGLVGLVANVGIAFVLGALGYLLLQRLQ from the coding sequence GTGGCTCATTCGAGCGATTACGAACAGACACCCGCCATCGATTTTTCAGTCGGTGAGTTTACTGGCGCGTTAGGAGATTCGGTTACAGTCTTTCCCATTGTCGTCGCTATCGGTGCGCTGACCGACCTCTCGCTCACCCACCTCCTTCTGGGATTCGCGGTATTCCAGGTCGTGTGGGGACTCTACTACGGGTTACCGATGTCCGTCGAACCGATGAAGGCCCTCGCTGCGCTGGTGATCGCTGGGTCACTTACCGCAGGCGAGCTCGCGGTCGCAGGCCTCCTCGCCGGAGGTATTCTTCTCGTCGTCGGATGGACCGGAACGCTCGGCCGGATTACCCAGTACATCGGTCAGCCCGTGATTCGCGGTGTCCAAGTCGCGGTCGCGCTTATCCTCCTCGAGACAGGCATTCAACTCAGTCTCAACAGTGTTCCGTTCGCACTCATCGCGGTTGCTATCGCCGGTATTGTCATCCTCGCTGGGTATCACCGAGCGAGCGCACTCGTTGTCCTCTGCGTCGGTGTTGGTATCACCGTTGCTCAGACAGGCCTTCCAACACCGGTATATCCGACCGTCGCAGTCGACCTTCCAAATACACAGGCACTCTCGATCGCAGCTGTAGAAGGGACGATCGCCCAGCTTGCAATGACGGTTGGGAACGCGGCCGTCGCGACCTCACTGCTCCTCTCAGATTTCTACGATGCAGACGTCTCAGCTGACGAACTCGCATCCAGTATGGGTGTAATGAACCTGGTTGCAATCCCGCTCGGGGCGATGCCGATGTGCCACGGGAGCGGAGGCGTGGCCGGAAAGTATGCGTTCGGTGCACGCACCGCCGGGTCGAACCTCATTCTGGGGGTGATCTATGCGATTGCCGCCGTGATCGCTGTCGGGATCGTTGCCGCGTTCCCCCTGTCCATGCTCGGCGTGGTCCTCGCCCTGATCGCCGTTGAACTCGGACGAGCAGGACTCAAGACCGATCACCTGGCGCTTACGATTGGAATCGGACTCGTCGGGCTGGTGGCCAACGTCGGAATCGCCTTTGTCCTCGGAGCACTCGGGTACCTACTCCTCCAACGACTCCAGTAG
- a CDS encoding low molecular weight phosphatase family protein, producing MTKIAFVCVGNAGRSQMATALAERERDTRALDIEIVTGGVDPADSVHDDVIEALQEEGIDISDRKPREITPADIEDATHVVTMGCSVEQFQPDGWSGESEVWDLDASDTGAQLEEFKRRVSRFFDNLSEEEQ from the coding sequence ATGACAAAAATCGCGTTCGTCTGTGTCGGAAACGCTGGGCGGAGTCAGATGGCGACAGCACTTGCAGAACGCGAGCGAGACACCCGAGCGCTCGATATCGAGATTGTCACCGGCGGCGTGGATCCCGCCGACTCCGTCCACGACGACGTTATTGAAGCCCTCCAGGAGGAAGGAATCGACATCAGTGATCGCAAGCCCCGTGAGATCACTCCCGCAGACATCGAAGACGCGACGCACGTCGTGACGATGGGCTGTTCGGTCGAGCAGTTCCAGCCAGACGGTTGGTCGGGAGAGAGTGAAGTCTGGGACCTCGATGCATCCGATACCGGAGCACAGTTAGAAGAATTCAAACGCCGGGTTTCCCGATTCTTCGACAACCTCAGCGAAGAAGAGCAGTAG
- a CDS encoding metallophosphoesterase family protein has protein sequence MTSSNNKLDFEVTVEDAAGHTISLKVWSTHSLSLSLTEGHQYELENVRGRYWSQGGTRHYQLDSTKDLTVTELGPPGDNATRLLIVGDTHVGYRHRRRDKKAKGARELDARDRFRAVMNQANTLDADGVIHAGDIFDHVAIGSDRSFVINNLKSEFNIPFYYIYGNHDEPASRRTVDGATEDVSGIERLSTVGESVGEMDVTLFGIDYSYDNFPGQPLKTSAQSVLTNANVLVVHDTPYPVQNGKGHLMYQKRGADFRVAVKQTSVDIDLIVSGHMHVGQQGTLDEFQTPVLVTGAPTPINNRKENNNPSTWLLRVTEDGIDGITRHPL, from the coding sequence GTGACCTCCAGCAACAACAAACTCGATTTTGAAGTTACAGTCGAAGATGCAGCCGGTCACACGATTTCGCTGAAGGTATGGTCCACACATTCTCTCTCCCTTTCACTTACGGAAGGCCACCAGTATGAGCTCGAAAATGTCCGTGGAAGATATTGGTCACAGGGTGGAACTCGACATTACCAGCTCGACAGTACGAAGGATCTGACGGTGACTGAACTTGGACCGCCCGGTGACAACGCCACACGGCTCTTGATTGTCGGGGACACCCACGTCGGTTATCGGCATCGTCGCCGTGACAAGAAAGCAAAGGGTGCTCGAGAGCTTGACGCTCGTGATCGCTTCCGGGCTGTGATGAACCAAGCCAATACCCTAGACGCTGATGGCGTTATTCACGCCGGGGACATTTTCGATCACGTTGCCATTGGATCAGACCGATCCTTTGTGATTAACAATCTCAAGTCAGAATTCAACATACCGTTCTACTACATCTATGGGAATCACGACGAACCGGCGAGCCGTCGGACGGTTGATGGTGCAACTGAGGATGTATCGGGAATTGAACGCCTCTCCACAGTTGGAGAATCAGTGGGGGAAATGGATGTCACACTATTCGGTATCGACTACAGTTACGATAACTTCCCAGGCCAACCGCTCAAAACATCGGCTCAATCAGTACTAACAAACGCGAACGTATTGGTCGTCCACGATACTCCATACCCTGTTCAAAATGGAAAAGGCCACCTCATGTATCAAAAGAGAGGAGCAGATTTTCGAGTGGCGGTTAAACAAACCTCTGTGGACATTGACCTCATCGTTTCCGGACATATGCACGTCGGCCAACAGGGCACACTTGATGAATTCCAAACGCCCGTTCTTGTTACCGGAGCACCAACACCGATCAATAACAGAAAAGAAAACAATAACCCGTCAACGTGGCTACTTCGCGTGACTGAAGACGGGATCGACGGTATCACACGACACCCTCTCTGA
- a CDS encoding transcription initiation factor IIB — protein MATREIYETTFDEDVQTETESNQCPECNGWVTTNAIETICEDCGLVIDEQRIDHGPEWRPHDQDQRKRTGAPLTAARHDRGLSTEIGRRIDANGNELSKQKRQRLARMRREQSRGRFQSKAERNLAQGLGEIRRIASALEFTESVRDQACQLFRSAQTEDLLRGRSIEAMAAASVYGACRCNGLSRTLEGIVDAARVEQSRVKSAYKTVNRELGLPAQPVRPSEFIPSIASELDVSDAIRQRARRLAEEAESTSATTGVRPSGFAAACLYKAGHEEGRWLTQTEVAEAANVTTPTIRSHQDTLAELAL, from the coding sequence ATGGCAACTAGAGAGATTTATGAAACGACGTTCGACGAAGACGTCCAGACTGAGACTGAATCGAACCAATGCCCCGAGTGCAACGGTTGGGTCACCACAAACGCTATCGAAACTATCTGTGAGGACTGTGGGCTCGTCATTGATGAGCAACGGATCGATCACGGTCCGGAATGGAGACCTCACGATCAGGACCAGCGAAAACGAACAGGGGCTCCACTGACTGCGGCACGTCATGACCGCGGACTGTCGACGGAGATCGGTCGCAGGATCGATGCAAACGGAAACGAGCTCTCCAAACAAAAACGCCAGCGGCTAGCCCGAATGCGGCGTGAGCAATCTCGTGGGCGGTTCCAGTCGAAAGCCGAGCGAAATCTCGCACAGGGCCTGGGTGAAATCCGAAGAATCGCGAGCGCTCTCGAGTTCACAGAATCGGTTCGCGACCAGGCGTGTCAGCTGTTCCGGAGTGCTCAAACTGAAGACCTGCTTCGAGGCCGATCAATCGAGGCAATGGCGGCAGCAAGCGTCTACGGTGCCTGTCGCTGTAACGGTCTCTCACGAACGCTCGAGGGTATCGTCGATGCGGCACGGGTCGAGCAGTCGAGAGTCAAAAGTGCCTACAAGACGGTGAACAGAGAACTCGGCCTCCCGGCCCAGCCCGTTCGTCCAAGCGAGTTCATCCCCAGTATCGCGTCGGAACTCGATGTCTCTGACGCCATTCGTCAGCGAGCTCGACGGTTGGCCGAAGAAGCTGAATCAACAAGTGCTACAACGGGCGTCCGGCCATCAGGATTTGCAGCGGCCTGTCTCTACAAAGCTGGGCACGAAGAAGGGCGTTGGCTGACGCAGACGGAAGTCGCGGAGGCTGCGAACGTCACTACTCCGACCATCCGGTCGCATCAAGACACACTGGCTGAATTGGCACTCTGA
- a CDS encoding RidA family protein: MIDRGTKTKYVTPASAAADVPYVSETIDGTSTAIYFEFHTDCHVMARKQIAPDGLIDASSIGYSHGIVVDGTFFMSGQVGWNEEFELAGEDITSQTLKAFENVEILLEDIDRSLNDVTKVTAHVVKLQTNRDAFFEVWNDVFADPPYPCLTLLGPQQLAQDGLLVELEVEVPVED; encoded by the coding sequence GTGATCGATCGCGGCACCAAAACGAAGTACGTCACGCCCGCGAGCGCTGCCGCCGACGTTCCCTACGTTTCCGAAACGATCGACGGTACATCGACCGCCATCTACTTCGAGTTCCACACTGACTGCCATGTCATGGCACGGAAACAGATCGCTCCAGACGGGCTTATCGACGCCTCGAGCATCGGCTACAGTCATGGCATCGTCGTAGACGGTACCTTCTTTATGTCGGGACAAGTCGGTTGGAACGAAGAATTCGAACTCGCGGGGGAAGATATTACAAGCCAGACGCTCAAAGCGTTCGAAAATGTCGAGATACTCCTCGAAGACATCGATCGATCGTTGAATGACGTGACGAAAGTGACTGCACACGTCGTCAAGCTACAAACGAATCGGGACGCGTTCTTCGAGGTGTGGAACGACGTATTTGCCGATCCACCGTATCCATGTCTCACGCTCCTTGGACCACAGCAGCTCGCACAGGACGGGTTACTCGTCGAACTCGAGGTCGAAGTTCCGGTTGAGGACTAA
- a CDS encoding helix-turn-helix transcriptional regulator, giving the protein MYDLTGFQRDLLYVAAGLDEPHGLAIKDELENYYEKEIHHGRLYPNLDTLVDKGLIEKGEADRRTNVYSVTRRGRREIEDRGQWEDQYIGDIL; this is encoded by the coding sequence ATGTACGACCTGACTGGATTCCAGCGTGATCTCTTGTATGTGGCCGCCGGACTAGACGAACCGCATGGACTCGCGATCAAAGACGAACTCGAGAACTACTACGAGAAAGAAATCCACCATGGCCGTCTCTATCCGAACCTTGACACTCTCGTCGACAAGGGGTTGATCGAGAAAGGTGAGGCCGATCGTCGGACGAACGTCTATTCCGTGACGCGCCGCGGACGTCGTGAGATCGAAGATCGGGGACAGTGGGAAGACCAGTACATTGGAGACATTCTATAA
- a CDS encoding DNA-binding protein encodes MSSNNGTSNVVSVDEQAFEKADEAEVDEDDFEVVDETPKFQATVQMEIQAKVDANHPDGMVDTSDERIHGATLEQEERIRAREAELERISAQAELGTQNGREERTRTVAAKRSAERRAAFQKRAASVDPMADPERDDPRAELTQEQLAAVNRQSMRLTEKLDGWSRAAISRRLAEVVVDGKDLMSAVVGVYEELETASGQVVPIGKLEEIGCKEVSIEGTVTQLWEPSSAAISQVGLIEDESGRTKLTSWVASDQPWIEEGERVRIHGAAKNWYNGRVSVALTGWSTVMFPERGRWWE; translated from the coding sequence CAGAAGTCGATGAAGATGACTTTGAGGTCGTTGACGAGACGCCGAAATTCCAGGCAACGGTGCAGATGGAGATCCAGGCGAAGGTCGATGCCAACCACCCGGACGGGATGGTCGATACCAGTGACGAGCGGATTCACGGTGCGACCCTCGAACAGGAAGAGCGCATTCGGGCGCGAGAGGCCGAACTGGAGCGAATCAGTGCCCAGGCCGAACTGGGGACGCAGAACGGTCGGGAAGAGCGGACGCGAACGGTCGCGGCGAAGCGAAGCGCTGAGCGGCGTGCTGCGTTCCAGAAGCGAGCGGCGAGCGTGGATCCGATGGCGGACCCGGAGCGAGACGATCCTCGTGCAGAACTCACCCAGGAGCAGTTGGCGGCAGTGAACAGACAGTCGATGCGGCTGACGGAAAAGCTGGATGGCTGGTCGCGAGCGGCGATTAGCCGGCGGCTGGCTGAGGTCGTCGTCGATGGAAAAGATCTGATGAGCGCAGTCGTCGGGGTGTACGAGGAGCTGGAGACGGCGTCAGGGCAGGTGGTTCCCATTGGGAAACTCGAGGAGATTGGTTGCAAAGAGGTGAGCATCGAAGGGACGGTGACGCAGCTGTGGGAGCCGTCAAGTGCAGCCATTTCCCAGGTGGGGCTCATCGAAGACGAGAGCGGGCGTACGAAGCTGACGTCGTGGGTTGCGAGCGACCAACCCTGGATCGAAGAAGGCGAGCGCGTTCGCATTCACGGGGCGGCGAAGAACTGGTACAACGGGCGCGTCTCCGTGGCCCTGACCGGGTGGAGCACCGTTATGTTCCCAGAGCGCGGTCGGTGGTGGGAATAG